The following coding sequences are from one Nicotiana tomentosiformis chromosome 3, ASM39032v3, whole genome shotgun sequence window:
- the LOC104108657 gene encoding uncharacterized protein — protein MADNGEDLTPFWLQNTTDLRRTDRLRHHLSSLFFNSALLLVFLLVTAIFFLVFIVPSSLSFTSSSIFKPSSVKKSWDSFNIVLVLVAVIFGFLSKNKNEDRNPNDNHQITSPIIRNEVQKSNPSTPNSRWFNDIRNPNPTTPRTWYDNVDRNSYSNNQSNITTGGGGLRRTFSSYPDLCEVSPRWISGEDHWRFYDDTHVDTYRFSDPGQLHRRRSFREVDRSPEPDIKTIYEDPLESKKEPIFTPPSSTAPLLSPPSPPPASAPVVYEDKVKRAAHSVPRKKERARKKRENHEVEANEVVRAPATPPPPPPPPPPQYVEPRSSKSDRKRGGASATKEFLNSLYQKKRKNRSKSVDNFDALLHKSEPPPLHYHEWPETFITTPPPPPASLFQNLFTSKKARRKRNAPPPPPPPPPPVRVAPVRISRPKSQNAPITRTPAPKPVKIRSFDSVEENSNSGGNSPLIPIPPPPPPPPFYRKNAWKFVVQGDYVRIDSTVSSRSGSPEPEDIDSAESIPTAEYVGGDRTAFAPSPLFCPSPDVNTKAENFISKFRAGLKLEKINSFNKNEGRGLSNLGPGVGPS, from the coding sequence ATGGCAGATAATGGGGAAGACTTGACCCCATTTTGGCTACAAAACACCACCGATCTCCGCCGTACTGACCGCCTCCGCCACCACCTGTCGTCTCTTTTCTTTAACTCCGCTCTCTTACTCGTCTTTCTGTTGGTTACAGCAATCTTTTTCTTAGTTTTCATAGTTCCCTCTAGTCTCTCTTTCACAAGTAGTAGTATATTTAAACCAAGCAGTGTAAAGAAAAGCTGGGATTCTTTCAATATAGTACTAGTCCTAGTTGCTGTGATCTTTGGTTTTCTCAGCAAAAACAAGAATGAAGACAGAAATCCCAATGACAATCATCAAATTACTTCTCCAATTATCAGAAATGAAGTTCAGAAATCGAACCCATCAACCCCAAATAGTCGATGGTTTAATGATATTCGAAATCCAAATCCAACTACTCCCCGCACATGGTACGATAATGTGGATCGAAATTCCTATAGCAACAATCAGAGTAATATTACTACTGGTGGGGGTGGATTGAGGAGGACTTTTAGTTCATATCCTGATTTATGTGAAGTGTCGCCGCGGTGGATCTCCGGTGAAGATCATTGGCGGTTCTACGACGATACTCATGTTGATACTTATCGGTTTTCGGATCCCGGTCAGCTTCACCGCCGGCGTAGCTTTAGAGAAGTTGATCGTTCTCCGGAACCTGATATTAAAACTATTTATGAAGATCCTTTAGAATCCAAAAAGGAACCTATATTTACTCCACCATCTTCAACTGCTCCCCTGCTCTCACCGCCGTCACCTCCGCCAGCTTCGGCACCAGTAGTATATGAGGACAAAGTGAAGAGAGCAGCTCATAGTGTACCGCGTAAAAAGGAGAGAGCAAGGAAGAAGAGGGAAAATCATGAGGTAGAAGCAAATGAAGTTGTTAGGGCACCGGCGACACCTCCACCACCaccgccgccgccgccgccgcAATACGTGGAGCCGAGAAGCAGTAAAAGCGACCGGAAAAGAGGTGGTGCAAGTGCGACAAAAGAGTTTCTCAATTCATTGTATCAGAAGAAGAGAAAAAACAGGTCAAAAAGTGTTGATAATTTTGATGCTCTCCTCCATAAATCAGAACCTCCTCCTCTCCATTATCATGAATGGCCGGAAACATTCATCACCACACCTCCGCCGCCACCTGCTTCGTTGTTTCAGAACCTGTTTACATCCAAAAAAGCTAGGAGAAAGAGAAATGCGCCTCCAccaccacctcctcctcctccgccTGTGAGGGTGGCACCGGTCAGGATATCAAGACCAAAATCTCAAAATGCCCCGATCACCAGAACTCCAGCTCCAAAGCCAGTGAAGATAAGAAGTTTCGACAGTGTCGAGGAGAACTCGAACAGCGGTGGGAATTCCCCGTTAATACCAATTCCGCCACCGCCTCCACCGCCACCGTTCTACAGGAAGAACGCATGGAAGTTTGTGGTGCAAGGTGACTACGTGAGAATAGACAGCACCGTCAGCTCACGTTCTGGTTCGCCTGAACCTGAAGATATAGATTCAGCTGAGAGCATCCCGACGGCAGAATACGTCGGCGGTGATCGGACGGCGTTTGCGCCGTCGCCATTATTCTGTCCAAGTCCAGACGTCAACACAAAAGCTGAAAACTTCATATCAAAGTTCAGAGCTGGATTGAAGCTAGAGAAGATCAACTCCTTCAATAAAAATGAAGGCCGAGGTTTATCTAATTTGGGCCCAGGAGTAGGGCCAAGTTAG